A genome region from Tenebrio molitor chromosome 4, icTenMoli1.1, whole genome shotgun sequence includes the following:
- the LOC138129376 gene encoding uncharacterized protein — protein MAFPEQHKVFMVMSYFRNGVKIDGVWQYSLALCMEEFGEEFPDIAVEYTQFRQTLNICLKNFQENGSVGQKPGSGRPKKRTPEVIEEARQAMQEAPGTSIEHLSQLGVSVGTCHSIVKKDLHLFPYRLTSVQELHPADLPQRLEYCQWFLNTLDVHLDKTFYTDEAYFHLSGYVNSQNTRMWSSENPHFFIETPQYPQKVGVWAAISQRRIIGPIFFEGNINAARYRNEILTPFLNQLHDDELVYGYFQQDGATAHTTRATIDFLAEFYDNRIISRNTPNNWPPRSCDLTPCDFFLWPHIKNSIYTTPINDLAELRNRITQKINEINNNPIVLENVTNAIRRRTRLCLQEQGAHFQHLL, from the exons ATGGCTTTCCCTGAACAACATAAAGTCTTCATGGTAATGTCATACTTTCGAAACGGTGTGAAAATCGATGGAGTTTGGCAGTATTCCCTTGCGTTATGTATGGAAGAGTTTGGAGAAGAATTCCCAGACATTGCAGTGGAATATACGCAGTTTCGACAAACTTTAAACATATGCTTAAAGAATTTCCAAGAAAATGGATCTGTGGGACAAAAACCTGGAAGCGGCAGGCCAAAAAAAAGAACTCCAGAAGTGATTGAAGAGGCGAGACAAGCAATGCAAGAAGCCCCAGGCACTTCAATTGAACATTTGTCACAACTTGGTGTGTCTGTTGGTACCTGTCATTCAATTGTGAAAAAAGATCTTCACCTATTTCCCTACCGTCTCACATCTGTGCAAGAATTACATCCAGCTGACCTCCCCCAAAGATTAGAATATTGTCAATGGTTTCTGAATACTTTAGATGTTCACCTTGATAAAACCTTTTACACTGATGAAGCCTACTTCCATCTTAGTGGATATGTCAACTCTCAAAATACAAGAATGTGGAGTTCAGAAAatccacattttttcattgaaacacCCCAGTACCCCCAGAAAGTAGGCGTTTGGGCTGCTATTAGCCAACGCAGAATTATTGGTCCAATCTTTTTTGAAG GAAATATCAATGCTGCAAGAtacagaaatgaaattttgactcCATTTTTAAATCAGCTACATGATGATGAGTTAGTTTATGGCTACTTTCAGCAGGATGGTGCTACAGCTCATACCACAAGGGCTACAATAGATTTTTTGGCCGAATTTTACGACAACAGAATTATAAGCCGTAATACACCAAACAACTGGCCCCCTAGATCATGCGATCTCACTCCTTGTGATTTCTTCTTGTGGCCACacatcaaaaattcaatttacacAACACCCATAAATGATTTGGCAGAACTACGAAATAGGATAACacagaaaattaatgaaattaacaataatcctattgttttagaaaatgtaactAATGCAATTAGACGAAGGACTAGGTTGTGTTTACAAGAACAGGGTGCACATTTTCAACACTTACtctaa